The uncultured Sphaerochaeta sp. genome includes the window AATCAGATCCGATGTTTTTTAGAAACCCATTCCTCAAGGGGGAAGGAGATTCCAATGGGAACATGGATCCAAGACGAGGCGTAATCATCAGAACGACCTGATAACCTTTTCATCGAGACGTTGCAACAACTTACTAGCCAAAGCAACGGCCGCTTCCACATCGAATACAGAACTAATTCCATAATGAGTATGGGCATACCTAACCGGTACCCCGATTACAATGGAGGGGACTCCCCCGTTAGAAAGATGAATTGGCGCCCCATTGGTTGCCCCAGCGCCACGAACTGCTTCCTGAACAGGAATACCAAGCTCTTCGGCAAGATCAAGTGCATACCGTTGATACCGGGGGTTGGTTATCATCCTTGCATCGATGTGTCGCAGCATCGGACCTTTCTTCAGGCACGTTTGTGCCTGATACTCAGGAACTACCGTATCATCAGCCGGGCATCCCTCAAACACGATGGCAAGATCAGCACCAATTTGCTCAGTGCTTACAATACTGCCACGGGTACCGACTTCCTCCTGGCTTGAGAAATCCCCAACCAGGTTGACAGGCAGGGTCATGCCCTGCAGTGCTTTCATCGTCGCAAGTACACTCGCACACCCAATACGGCAGTCAAAGGCTTTGCCTATGAGCAAATCATGATTTGCATCATAAGTGCAAGTCACATCAGGTATTACGGGAGCCGCTATGCCGATACGATATTCCTTTACCACTTCCTCACTGCTTCTTGCCCCAACATCCAAGACCATCTTGGAAAGATCCAATGGAGCATTGCGCTCAGCTTCACTCATAAAGTGGGGGGGCTTGCTTGCAACGACTGCAGGCACATACTCCCCATCCTTGTTGAGGATGCGAACCATATGGGCAGGAACATTGGTAGGGATCCACCCCCCAATGGGAATGAATTCCAACATCCCATCGGGACGTATGGCTTTCACCATAAACCCTACCTCATCAGTGTGGGCATTCAACTGCACCAAAGGCAGCCCTTCTTTGTTTTCAGAACGATAGAGATACAGATTTCGTAACCTATCTTCCTTGAATGTTCCAAGTGAACTGCCCTCATCCTTGATGACAGCAAGCACCTCGTCCTCAAATCCGCTGATACCATTTGCATCACTGATGCGCATGATACTTCGGATGAGGTCTTCTTTTTTCATCATGTATGACCTCTATAAACAATTACCTCAATGATGCAACACAGATTGGAGAGGAGATGGTCCACCAAACCTTGGTGGACCCCACCCCTGTGCGTTGGCAGCGATTACTTTGCTACCTTCACACCTTCCAGCTTGTGATAGCCGATTGGATCAAGCACAAAGCCTTCCACTGCATTGTTTGTACCTGCGGTGATAGCGGTGTAGATAATCGGAGCATTGTTTGCAATCTCTTTCAGCTCAAGGGCCAGATTCTTGTATGCGTCAAGGCGTACATCCATATCAGCACTGGTTCTGCCAAGCTCAACAAGACGGTCAACTTCAGGATCAGCGATGAATGAGCGGTTTCCAGGAGCACCCTGCTGGGAGCTATGCTCGAGGGAGTAATAGGTATAGTCCGCATCCTTGGTGGAGGTAACCCAACCGAAGTAGCCCATGTCATGCTCACCGGCTGTTGAACGAC containing:
- a CDS encoding M42 family peptidase encodes the protein MMKKEDLIRSIMRISDANGISGFEDEVLAVIKDEGSSLGTFKEDRLRNLYLYRSENKEGLPLVQLNAHTDEVGFMVKAIRPDGMLEFIPIGGWIPTNVPAHMVRILNKDGEYVPAVVASKPPHFMSEAERNAPLDLSKMVLDVGARSSEEVVKEYRIGIAAPVIPDVTCTYDANHDLLIGKAFDCRIGCASVLATMKALQGMTLPVNLVGDFSSQEEVGTRGSIVSTEQIGADLAIVFEGCPADDTVVPEYQAQTCLKKGPMLRHIDARMITNPRYQRYALDLAEELGIPVQEAVRGAGATNGAPIHLSNGGVPSIVIGVPVRYAHTHYGISSVFDVEAAVALASKLLQRLDEKVIRSF